One window from the genome of Candidatus Abyssobacteria bacterium SURF_5 encodes:
- a CDS encoding (Fe-S)-binding protein encodes MDDFDKRIDEIIRKHSLHQCLECGKCSASCPRLIAGKEYSPRLLAHKLIAEREDETFIESSVWECLTCGLCEERCPSGVDISHLILEMRTLLAKSKGLRGYRAHDGALHSWMRMMTSPELQQERLGWVDPRVKTATHGPIAFFTGCAPYFDVFFSGIEVDTLSIIRDSVRLLNFLSIEPVLLANERCCGHDLLWTGDQENFETLCRLNYEEFKAAGVEEVVVTCPECYHTLGTYMPKVISGFDIKVTLLIHLLEREIKKGGVAFKPFKRKLTFQDPCRLGRISGCYDTPRTLLSLIPQARLREMENSKHSALCCGNNAFINCDAYSKRVQVQRLKEAKSTGAETLITACPKCMIHLTCTMRDPYSRGSLKLEIRDLVSVLADHIEWSGK; translated from the coding sequence GTGGACGACTTCGATAAAAGAATAGACGAAATAATCCGCAAGCACTCGCTCCACCAGTGTCTGGAGTGCGGGAAATGTTCCGCGTCGTGTCCGCGCCTGATTGCAGGAAAAGAGTATTCGCCTCGGCTCCTGGCGCACAAACTGATCGCCGAGCGCGAGGACGAGACCTTTATCGAGAGCTCCGTGTGGGAATGCCTGACGTGCGGACTGTGCGAAGAGCGCTGCCCCTCGGGCGTCGATATCAGTCATCTGATCCTGGAGATGCGCACGCTGCTGGCAAAATCGAAGGGGCTGAGAGGATATCGCGCTCATGACGGCGCGCTTCACTCGTGGATGCGAATGATGACGTCGCCCGAACTTCAGCAGGAGAGACTGGGATGGGTGGATCCGCGGGTAAAGACGGCGACTCATGGGCCTATCGCCTTTTTTACCGGCTGCGCCCCGTATTTCGACGTTTTTTTCTCCGGGATCGAGGTTGACACGCTTTCAATCATCCGCGACAGCGTGCGTCTTCTGAATTTTCTCTCAATAGAACCGGTGCTTCTTGCAAATGAGCGATGCTGCGGTCATGATCTGCTGTGGACTGGCGACCAGGAAAACTTTGAAACCTTGTGCCGCCTCAACTATGAGGAATTCAAAGCGGCAGGTGTTGAAGAAGTCGTGGTGACGTGTCCTGAATGCTACCATACGCTCGGCACATACATGCCGAAGGTCATTTCGGGCTTCGACATAAAAGTAACGTTGCTGATTCACCTCCTCGAGCGAGAAATAAAGAAGGGTGGCGTCGCGTTCAAGCCGTTCAAGCGCAAGCTGACGTTCCAGGATCCGTGCCGCCTTGGCAGGATATCCGGATGTTATGATACGCCGCGCACGCTGCTGTCGTTGATTCCGCAGGCGAGGCTTCGGGAAATGGAGAATTCAAAACACAGCGCGCTCTGCTGCGGCAACAACGCGTTCATAAACTGCGACGCCTATTCCAAGCGGGTCCAGGTTCAGCGCCTGAAGGAGGCGAAATCGACAGGAGCCGAGACATTGATTACCGCCTGTCCGAAATGCATGATCCACCTGACGTGCACGATGCGGGACCCTTACAGCCGCGGTTCGTTGAAGTTGGAGATACGGGATTTGGTGTCGGTGCTGGCGGACCATATCGAATGGTCGGGGAAATAG
- a CDS encoding hydrogenase iron-sulfur subunit produces MPRYGDGYSLFFEPASRRYRHEDVFRRTMMGQVNLLGICCNWSPYACYNAAGMAKLEIPRNFRLVRVMCIGRINQALILRAFEYGADGVILLECKDEDCRYGPGPEVGHVNVERVRKLLRLLGIRQKRLVERNFATHEKEEFVKALWDFAARIEALGPNEAKPRQEREASWTTSIKE; encoded by the coding sequence ATGCCCCGTTACGGCGATGGATATTCCCTATTTTTCGAACCAGCTTCTCGAAGATATCGTCATGAAGACGTTTTCCGGAGAACGATGATGGGACAGGTCAATCTGCTGGGAATCTGCTGCAACTGGAGCCCATATGCCTGCTATAATGCCGCCGGCATGGCCAAGCTGGAGATCCCCCGCAATTTCCGATTGGTGCGGGTGATGTGTATCGGCCGAATCAATCAGGCGCTCATTCTCCGGGCGTTCGAATACGGCGCCGATGGCGTCATTTTGCTCGAATGCAAGGATGAGGATTGCCGGTATGGACCGGGACCGGAAGTCGGGCATGTCAACGTAGAGCGAGTGCGCAAGCTCCTTCGTCTTCTGGGGATCAGACAAAAGCGGCTTGTTGAGCGGAATTTTGCCACGCACGAAAAAGAGGAATTTGTAAAGGCTCTTTGGGATTTTGCCGCCCGGATAGAAGCGCTGGGCCCGAATGAAGCGAAACCACGCCAGGAAAGAGAAGCATCGTGGACGACTTCGATAAAAGAATAG
- a CDS encoding 4Fe-4S dicluster domain-containing protein, giving the protein MTPRKASKQPKKAILLVGSGYGALKAAEDLAQSGIPVVWVTNAPHFLKLPGGTETFSEWPDDINFQFRPLYLRVTRHPLVTPLTGARLESLEQSPVGIRAVVTQNPQYIDYDLCTGCGRCMEVCPLNNSDHPPLSRSPAYCPSRALELNKRKLAECRVNCPLGVNVQAYMALAAASRFEEALRVIKEDNPLPGICGRVCHHPCEASCRRKELDEPIAIRDVKRFLADYEAEHGPVKLDSAKSDHNGERVAIIGSGPAGLTAAHFLNRAGFSVTVFEALPEAGGMLRAGINSFRLPRKVLDAEVLAIAGSGVEIRTGHKIDSAAALLKQGFKAILLATGTHEDLRLNIPGEDFEGIEHCVAFLSRMNLYKEGRVKARTVVIGAGNSAMDAARTALRLGAEEVTILAIERENEMPAHPREIREAREEGVKFVLGAAPVEFEGAANQVNKIICRPAHWSEPDSQGARRIAYDSDETFAIEAETVIVAIGQRPHLKEFGLAQEGFLTDKAGRIQAGDDFSTSIPGVFAAGDVVTGPSTVIGSMASGRKAAAFMIEHLTRNRSQFSELTAESRGVGEYVEISEDIPKQSRPEMAQRQPKVRRRDFEEVDFGLTPEQAVAEAKRCLQCGACCECRVCESVCTDIGAIDHFREGRRFEFSCPSVIIADSQEIGSIDHVEGKRIFHLSDLKAEIDLVDVLVSGSSAAGRAMTEAAPLRVTAIPNEVEPPEPAGDERLGIFICNCNGAMAPKAVMDRIMDLAARVPSVAHSEIIFSACHPRGADQIARSVREKRLNRVILGSCVCCPLEFQCISCNDQRTRARIHLFDRLGLPRNHFEMINIKDHLLPGGQTDDEIFEKAREILKGALIRVHLLGRLRQGITEIGKNIMILGGSEVGISCAMNLSLQGFHVRLIHKCTTAGGARLPDFIARRPIDGKIGRSITHVEEAEIQEISGHLGDFRVSLVSGGVHHTWRASVICLTDENVLPLAIQENMMGLKKLYRYNFAFFHTPQLGLYRVLPRTLKRVNAFEAGTALAAEVATVTAEAFLKDHELSPRVDPELCRGCGRCAEICPFNAIKMVSSQHGIYTAEVIRHNCVGCGGCVGRCPVTAMDIPYFSNQLLEDIVMKTFSGER; this is encoded by the coding sequence ATGACGCCGCGGAAAGCATCGAAACAGCCGAAGAAGGCGATCCTGCTCGTCGGCTCGGGCTACGGCGCGCTCAAAGCGGCCGAAGACCTGGCGCAATCGGGCATTCCGGTCGTGTGGGTGACGAACGCGCCGCATTTTCTGAAGTTGCCGGGCGGAACCGAGACCTTTTCCGAATGGCCGGACGACATCAACTTCCAGTTTCGCCCGCTCTATTTGCGCGTCACGCGCCATCCGCTGGTCACGCCGCTGACCGGCGCCCGGCTGGAATCGCTCGAACAATCGCCGGTCGGCATCCGGGCGGTTGTCACGCAGAATCCGCAGTACATTGATTATGATCTCTGCACCGGCTGCGGCCGCTGCATGGAGGTCTGCCCGCTCAACAATTCCGATCATCCTCCCCTCAGCAGGAGTCCCGCATACTGTCCCTCGCGAGCGTTAGAGTTGAATAAACGCAAGCTCGCAGAATGCCGCGTGAACTGTCCGCTCGGAGTCAACGTGCAGGCGTACATGGCTCTAGCGGCAGCCTCGCGTTTCGAGGAAGCGTTGCGTGTAATAAAGGAGGATAACCCGCTTCCCGGCATCTGCGGCAGAGTTTGCCATCATCCGTGCGAGGCCTCGTGCCGCAGGAAGGAACTGGATGAGCCGATCGCCATTCGCGACGTGAAACGATTCCTTGCCGACTACGAGGCGGAACACGGCCCGGTGAAACTCGACAGTGCGAAAAGCGACCATAATGGAGAGCGCGTGGCAATCATCGGGTCCGGACCCGCCGGCCTGACGGCGGCGCATTTTCTCAACCGGGCCGGCTTCTCGGTCACCGTTTTCGAGGCGCTGCCGGAAGCGGGCGGCATGCTGCGAGCCGGCATCAACTCGTTCCGGTTGCCGCGGAAAGTGCTCGATGCGGAAGTACTGGCCATTGCGGGTTCCGGCGTCGAAATCCGAACCGGCCACAAGATAGATTCGGCTGCCGCTCTTCTCAAGCAGGGATTCAAAGCCATCCTGCTTGCGACAGGCACGCATGAGGACTTGCGGCTGAATATACCGGGCGAAGATTTCGAGGGCATCGAGCACTGCGTCGCGTTTCTCAGCAGAATGAACCTTTATAAAGAAGGAAGAGTGAAAGCGCGAACCGTCGTGATCGGAGCGGGCAATTCCGCAATGGATGCCGCGCGGACCGCTTTGCGGCTGGGGGCTGAAGAAGTCACTATCCTGGCAATAGAAAGAGAGAATGAGATGCCCGCCCATCCACGCGAGATCCGGGAGGCGCGCGAAGAGGGCGTCAAGTTCGTTCTGGGGGCGGCGCCGGTGGAATTCGAAGGCGCGGCAAATCAGGTTAACAAGATCATCTGCAGGCCGGCTCACTGGTCGGAACCCGACTCTCAAGGTGCGCGGCGGATAGCATACGATTCAGACGAGACTTTTGCAATCGAGGCGGAGACGGTGATCGTCGCGATCGGACAGCGGCCCCATTTGAAGGAATTCGGCTTGGCGCAGGAAGGTTTTTTAACCGACAAGGCAGGCCGTATTCAGGCGGGCGATGATTTTTCAACCTCGATCCCCGGCGTTTTCGCGGCCGGCGACGTCGTGACCGGTCCGTCTACGGTCATCGGCTCGATGGCCTCCGGCCGGAAGGCCGCGGCGTTCATGATCGAACATCTCACAAGAAACCGGTCTCAATTTTCCGAGCTGACGGCCGAGAGCAGAGGCGTCGGCGAATATGTTGAGATATCTGAAGACATTCCGAAGCAGTCCCGGCCGGAGATGGCTCAGCGCCAGCCGAAAGTGAGGCGGCGCGATTTTGAAGAGGTCGATTTCGGGCTGACGCCGGAACAGGCAGTGGCCGAGGCAAAACGGTGCCTGCAGTGCGGCGCGTGCTGCGAGTGCAGGGTTTGCGAGAGCGTCTGCACCGATATCGGAGCGATCGACCATTTTCGCGAAGGAAGACGATTCGAATTTTCGTGTCCCAGCGTCATTATCGCGGATTCGCAGGAAATCGGCAGCATTGATCATGTCGAGGGCAAAAGGATTTTCCATCTGAGCGATCTCAAGGCGGAAATCGATCTGGTCGATGTGCTGGTATCCGGAAGCTCGGCCGCGGGCCGGGCGATGACAGAGGCCGCTCCTTTGAGAGTGACCGCCATTCCGAATGAAGTCGAGCCGCCCGAACCTGCGGGGGACGAACGCCTGGGAATCTTCATCTGCAACTGCAATGGCGCGATGGCCCCGAAGGCGGTAATGGATCGCATCATGGACCTGGCGGCGCGCGTGCCGTCGGTCGCCCATAGCGAGATCATTTTCTCCGCATGTCATCCGCGTGGGGCCGATCAAATCGCGCGCTCGGTTCGTGAAAAACGGCTGAATCGCGTGATTCTCGGCTCTTGCGTCTGCTGTCCGCTCGAATTTCAATGCATCTCGTGCAACGATCAGAGAACGCGCGCCCGCATTCATCTGTTCGACCGGCTTGGTTTGCCGCGGAATCACTTCGAGATGATCAACATCAAGGATCATCTGCTGCCGGGAGGACAGACGGACGATGAGATATTCGAGAAGGCCCGTGAAATATTAAAGGGAGCCTTGATCCGAGTGCATTTGCTCGGCCGTCTGCGACAGGGTATCACCGAGATCGGCAAGAACATCATGATCCTTGGAGGCTCCGAAGTGGGAATCAGTTGCGCGATGAACTTGAGCCTGCAGGGATTTCACGTGCGCCTGATCCACAAATGTACCACTGCCGGCGGTGCGAGACTTCCCGATTTCATCGCACGAAGGCCGATTGATGGGAAGATCGGCCGGTCCATCACTCATGTGGAAGAAGCGGAGATACAGGAAATCAGCGGCCATCTGGGCGATTTCAGGGTTTCCCTTGTTTCCGGCGGCGTTCATCACACCTGGCGCGCGAGCGTGATCTGTTTGACGGATGAGAACGTGCTTCCGCTCGCGATCCAGGAGAACATGATGGGACTGAAGAAACTGTACCGGTACAATTTTGCCTTTTTCCATACGCCCCAACTCGGGCTCTATCGGGTATTGCCGCGCACGTTAAAGCGGGTGAACGCGTTCGAGGCCGGCACGGCGCTTGCCGCGGAAGTGGCGACGGTGACGGCGGAAGCGTTCTTGAAGGATCACGAGCTGAGTCCGCGCGTTGATCCGGAGCTGTGCCGCGGGTGCGGGCGGTGTGCCGAAATCTGCCCATTTAACGCGATCAAGATGGTATCAAGCCAGCACGGCATCTATACCGCGGAGGTCATCCGTCACAACTGCGTCGGCTGCGGCGGGTGCGTCGGCCGATGCCCCGTTACGGCGATGGATATTCCCTATTTTTCGAACCAGCTTCTCGAAGATATCGTCATGAAGACGTTTTCCGGAGAACGATGA
- a CDS encoding 2-oxoacid:acceptor oxidoreductase subunit alpha, producing the protein MNGDYACCEGALAAGCRFFGGYPITPATEVAERMSARLPDIGGIYIQMEDELASIAAVLGASWGGMKAMTSTSGPGFSLMMENIGLGLCTETPCVVCNVQRAGPSTGLPTLVGQADMMQARWGSHGPYEIIAVAPSSPQEMFDFTVWAFNLSEKYRLPVMIMADEVVGHMTEKVVIPAEDEIEIVSRPKPTVAPAQFLPYKPDSDGVAPMANFGDGYRIHVTGLTHDERGYPVMDDATQKQMIERLVNKIKNNADKIIRYETAALDDAEVAVVAYGISARSARRAVCEARAKGMRAGLLKLNTVWPFPEKAIEDLAGRVKAMIMPEINMGQMVLELERCARGKCDVRLVPHAGGSILSPRTIVAAVEAVLEERK; encoded by the coding sequence GGCGACTACGCGTGCTGCGAGGGCGCGCTTGCGGCCGGCTGTCGCTTCTTCGGCGGATATCCGATCACGCCGGCTACCGAGGTTGCCGAGCGGATGTCGGCGCGCCTGCCGGATATCGGCGGCATCTATATTCAGATGGAGGATGAGCTTGCTTCGATTGCGGCGGTCCTCGGCGCAAGCTGGGGCGGCATGAAAGCGATGACAAGCACCTCCGGTCCCGGTTTCTCGCTGATGATGGAAAATATCGGGCTCGGCCTGTGCACCGAGACGCCGTGCGTGGTGTGCAATGTTCAGAGAGCCGGCCCGAGCACAGGGTTGCCGACGCTGGTCGGCCAGGCCGACATGATGCAGGCTCGATGGGGCTCGCACGGGCCGTACGAGATTATCGCGGTTGCGCCCTCAAGCCCGCAGGAGATGTTCGACTTCACCGTCTGGGCGTTCAATTTGAGCGAGAAATACCGCTTGCCCGTGATGATAATGGCGGACGAAGTGGTCGGCCACATGACGGAGAAAGTGGTGATTCCGGCGGAGGATGAGATCGAGATCGTCTCGCGCCCGAAGCCGACTGTCGCGCCTGCTCAATTTCTTCCGTACAAGCCGGATTCCGACGGAGTCGCTCCGATGGCAAATTTCGGCGACGGCTACCGCATCCACGTAACCGGCCTGACTCACGACGAGCGCGGATATCCGGTGATGGATGACGCGACACAGAAGCAGATGATAGAGCGGCTCGTCAACAAGATCAAGAACAACGCCGATAAGATCATTCGGTATGAGACGGCGGCTTTGGATGATGCCGAGGTGGCGGTGGTCGCTTACGGCATAAGCGCGAGGTCGGCCCGGCGCGCGGTCTGCGAGGCGCGCGCGAAGGGGATGCGCGCCGGCTTACTGAAGCTGAACACTGTTTGGCCGTTCCCGGAAAAGGCGATCGAGGACCTTGCCGGCCGGGTAAAGGCAATGATCATGCCGGAAATCAACATGGGGCAGATGGTGTTGGAACTCGAGCGGTGCGCGCGCGGCAAGTGCGATGTGCGGCTGGTGCCGCATGCGGGCGGCTCGATTCTCAGCCCGCGCACGATTGTTGCCGCTGTCGAGGCGGTGCTGGAGGAGCGTAAATGA